gtaaaaatgtttaacggtaaaaaactctgaaaatgctacagtaaaaacctgttaaatggttaacggtaaaaGCCCGTAaactgacattcccagaattccctgcgttgcatttcaaattttgtttgaatttgatgatttttctttgaaataactatgtttcttcttagttttttcttatcagttatgtttattagggttgtatgttacatctaatgttgttaaattaatgtctATTGTATATTTAAGTTTAATGAGTCTCTGATgatgtttagtgcttgtgtgaatggcactgtgcaccttctatatatgttattatttaaaagctgtttgtgatgggctttggttcatcatgtgactttctcatcaccacctgcatttggtggttatcagtgtattttaaaggtccaaaacagattttagtacttcaataggttggtatattaacattatatcagttaatgaaattacggtatttaactgtaaatttaaattaaaacctaaaatgttgttaccgtattttttacagtagaattccggcaaccacagctgtcggttttttaccgtaaattttacagatttttttttttacagtgtgtatcaCATACTCATTTCACATTACAAGCAGAACATCATAGTTCTGTCTTAAGCTCTCACCAGAGTAGTGACTGACCATGTCCTCCAGACACTGAAAGGTAAGCCGTGGGGAGATGTAGTACCAGCTATTAGTCAGACGGAATATTTTATAGTGCTTTATGGTCCTGTGTCTCACAGAGAGAGAATATACACCTGCAGGGAACAGCATTTATGATCGCAATGTCTTTTTCACTTGCACTAACACTTATCGCTGGAAAACTTTCTGTGGTTAATATGCAACAGCAGAAGACACTTCCAGGCACTTACCTCTTTCTCTCGGACTTTCTCTAATAAGGAATGATCCAACACTGTTACCAGGCAATGACAAAAGCTCTTCTGCCTTCTGTCTGCTAATCCCCTCAAACAGCCATCTTTAGAAACATGAGGAAATAATGttaacaactgaaaacaatgaCTTCACAATTCAGTATAAATGAAGGTCTTATATAAATAACAATGTTCTCTGTGAATAAATGTTTACTGGTTTTCACATGATATGGTTTATAAACTGTATGCAATCAAATCAAAAGATGTTCACtattattcaaaagtttttggtcagtatttatttatttctttttttaaagaaattattagcATTCAGCAAGGACGTATTAagcaaatgtgacagtaaagacgttaatcatgttaaaaatatatattgtttcaaataaatgctctttttttaaaaactttctattaatcaaagaatcctgaaaaaaggtGTTATGTTTTTGACAAAAGCGGCACAACTGTCTTCAACAatggtaataataaaaaaatatttattcagcagcaaatcattatattagaatgatttctgaaggatcatgtgacaatgagaattaatttaattaacagaaaattatttaaaattgcaataatatttcacaacattactgttttactgtattttgatcaaatacatttttgagatttcatttggaaagaaaaaaaacaaacttaccgaccccaaacttttgaatggtactataaataacaaattaatattcTGGAAAAAAGATTCCAGGAAATTGTCTCTAGCGTCATTTATCATTCAGTACTTATTGTTTTCTGTCCAgatgttattttgaatttaggAATATATTTTTAGGATCATCATGAAACATAAATCAATGAGGATAATTAGTCTAAAATTACCCATGATAAACCTTTGCCACATAATTACTTGGAATGTAATTCTCAGTTCCTGTTTGAAGAGAACGGACTTTCCACCAGCAACCATCTCTGTAAAGCATTGACGAGtaaataaaaagtcattttatggGTTGCATGcgtatacatatacagtatgtgtatattaatattaattcaaataaaaatgaaatacgCATTTCACAAACTGCTGATGCATTATATATTAGCaggcatttattattatagcatCAAACACATTGTATTTCACTGAAAGAACACTTACTCGGAGAGACCTTTGAGTTTCTCCCCTATCCTAAAGATCGGTTCACTAATGTCTCGACATGGGTAATCAGAGAGCACCACAAGACTGTCACAGTCTGTAAATGTAGATTAATAAACAGTATAAATAATGTCAAAGACCcacattaatacatatttaagcaTCAGACTTCCCATACAGCAGGTGACGAACCATAGCTTACCTTTGAACATGGTGTCAAAGTTGTTAGGCTCTGGGTTAGTCTTTTCCTGCCTCATCACATTGCCCATGATGGCTGTTTAGAggccgcagctctacagatgctGGAATGTTAAATGTGCATTTCAGTATGAGTTTTGCGTCTGATAGACCAACCGCTAATGCAACAACTGTTTTAATTTTGCAACTTCCTCTCAGCTAATGTGttatctctaccaaaaaataGAACAGGGAAGCTGCGGACAGCCCAAGACTAACACTATTTTCCACGAAACTTCTTCCTGACAATGTCAGTATTTAACTTGCATTTCTacagtgcaaacaaaaagttGAGTATATGCGccattgaacttttatttttattatggttATTTACTTACCTTTTTAAAACATGTGGAAAATTTAATCATAGCCATAAATTGCCTTGTTTGTTTGGGTCTCATCACTTAGGCCTTTAACCAAACCTCAACATGACGTCTAAATTTTGACATAAATGCATAGAAGTGGTAtgtgcatatttttttatttctcataaattcttaatgtaatattttgtaaacatCATAAATCAAACCATGCATAGAGGGAGATTACTGGAAGTAACTACTGGAAGCATCCTTACACTTGACACTCTTTCTCCCTGCAGCGAAACACCGTATAAATGTCAAAACTCCTAGCATATTTGTGCTAGGCACATAAATTAAGTTTTCTTACCTCTCACTTGAAGCAGTTAAATATCCATGTTTCCTCCAGAGGGCAAAGCTTCAGTTCTGGTTGGCTGCTCCCAATAAAGTTGAAGCAGGTGGTTCAGAGTAAAGAAATACTGCCCTGGTAAGAAGTAAGAGCAGTTGTGTTGTGAGTGGCCTGCTCTGCTCTGTAAGCTTATCTAAACTGAGCACTGGTCTACTGAAAACAGCACATAGCCACATACTTCCTCTGGTAAAATGAGGAAGAGTTCCCTAACCTTGTCTTCCTTCATCCCCTCAATGTGCACCAACAGAAATGATTACACATTcttaatgcaaataaaaatacagtacagcaAACCATTTTTTATTGCAAATAAGTACAGTTTGCAATTCTTGCATTGAGCTTTATGATTTGAACGCGTGATTTTGCTGCTCTCAGTATCATAGAGTGCTCAAATGGGTGTTGTGCAACTTCCTGTGTATGGCATTAGTGGGTTAATGTCTGGGTGTGAGTTCGTCTAGATGTGCGAGTTTCTGTCTCAGAAGTATAACACATATAGCTACAAATTAAAATGGCTTTAATGATACAAAATGTAGTGATAAACATTAGCCTTTTAGCGTTAGCCTTAGggtttttattagcttttttaaagttttcatATGACCCTGCAGATCCACCTATATGATTTACAATAAAAAGTGGCTACACAACTGAGAATTTAGCATTTGTCCTCCAAATAAGaggccatttttgtacatttttagacatcagctggaaaaaaggAAGTGTGTCTGTTCATGCATGAGTGTTTATGCATTCCACATGCTACTAATACATGTGAAAAATTAACACTATACAACCATCCCAATGTGTTAGTGGGGACCAAACCTTA
This portion of the Onychostoma macrolepis isolate SWU-2019 chromosome 19, ASM1243209v1, whole genome shotgun sequence genome encodes:
- the sla1a gene encoding src like adaptor 1a — protein: MGNVMRQEKTNPEPNNFDTMFKDCDSLVVLSDYPCRDISEPIFRIGEKLKGLSEDGCWWKVRSLQTGTENYIPSNYVAKVYHGWLFEGISRQKAEELLSLPGNSVGSFLIRESPRERGVYSLSVRHRTIKHYKIFRLTNSWYYISPRLTFQCLEDMVSHYSDSSDGICCVLSVPCLALSSPAPSTTQEVPPVVMRRNLDWKKVNKSQLMSPSELDNADSKDNMMSYGVRSSIAAYLSLTSVSELENAKGRKKKSKSVYVMPDHSNMNEDEDY